A stretch of DNA from Globicephala melas chromosome 19, mGloMel1.2, whole genome shotgun sequence:
CGCTCCTAGAGAAAGGGACGGTCTTTACAGAACTCTGCCCAGCACTGTTGACTGACCGCCTTTCCCACGGACTTTCAGCCGTCCATCAGAGGCTGGCTGGGATAGACTCAACCTTCCACACTGTGTGGCAGCCAGATATGATTGGGAAACAAGGAGTGCCAAGGCAAGTATTGAAGGAACTCAGCCTTTGGCCAACTTTCATTTTCTTCCGTGAGCAGAATTCCTCAGAGAGCCATTGGCAGGACCGTATTTTTGGCTCTTTACAAAAAAGCGTGGTAACTTTGAGTGATGAGCTTGAGAAGCTGGTAGGAGAGGGAGTAGTGGACACGGACACGGGAACATTAGTGTCCGAGAGCTGACGTGGGGCCCTCCAGCGTCCTGCACAGCAAAGAGGCTTCCATCGCAACCTCTCTCTTCAGACCCATGCGCAGACAGACCGCACCAGAATTTCTAGATCCTTAGGATTCTCTTTAGGGGtcttcttctttgctttctgggCATTTCTTGCCCATTAAGattttatagggcttccctggtggcgcagtggttgagagtccacctgccgatacaggggacacgggttcgtgccccggtccgggaggatcccacatgccatggagcggctgggcccgtaagccatggccgctgagcctgcgcgtccggagcctgtgctccacaacgggagaggccacaacagtgggaggcccgcgtacagcaaaaaaaaaaaaaaaaaaaaaaaaaaaaatttatatacccaacatttttgtttgttttcagggaGAGGTTGGGTAACACTATAGATGAGAAGATGCAGGTAGATAGAAGTAATTACGTAAACACGTATGAGGCAAGACTTACAGGTTTGGGGGCCCAGATTAAGATGCAGAGGAGCATGTGAGGTTGATGATTATATTTTGGGGAGAGTTAATTGATGGAAGGTGAAGGCAGACAAAGAACCGCTGCTTACTGCCTTCTTGAATCCCAATCAGGAATTATGATTAAAGTCGCGGCGAGACAACAGAGGGCTGATGAattggtgtcttttttttctttcttttttgccgtCATTCACACTTGATTGACTTCAACCTTTCAAGTGCAAAAGTCtctcttttccattattattcaTAGCCATCTGAGTTTTTCTAATTAAAGTGTATGAAAACAATTACTGATCCGTCGTACTGAGTCTGTTAGAGGGGATGTCTGCCTTACTGTAATGTGTATAAAAAGCCCACAGTTTTCTATAATGATGTGCAGCTGAGGTGTtagataattttattcttttttactctgtagggctttttttttttcacttctcatGATTCATTTTTCATAATTCCTAAAGATCCCAGGAAAGGACTGATCCTGCAGCTACAGCCGAGAAAGGAGGTGTGGGGGggagtcttttttcctttccctttctcccccTCTTGCCCCCAACCTCGTGCTCCCCCTCGGTTGAGGACTATAAATTAATCGGTGACCTTTCACTTCTTGGATTCCCGCTGGACTCCCCAACCACACTGGTCAGAAATGctttctattaaaaagaaaatagatggaATGAGTTTGGCCATCTCCGCTCCATTCCTAACGATTCATCCACAGCTAGCCGTAAGCAGCTGCTGGCGAGCTTTGTGTGCGGGTGTAGATTCTGTGAGAGCAGGGATTCTGTGTCACATTCACCTGCCACGCACCTGCTCTTCGTAAACGCAGGGTTCCTCAGAGCCCTTCTTCGTAGTGCCTGTTGCTTAATTTTTGCACCTACGGGCATCTGGGTTGCTGAGATTATCCTAATACCCTGAAATGTATTGAGGAGTTACCTTTTTGGATTTATGGGGACAGCTGTCTGAGTTTCCTTTAGGAGGAGTGGAACCTACCACTGATGATTCTAGTGAACACGTCAGCAGTGATTTTGAGCAAGGCCAGGATCCTCGaaccattaaaaattaatagaaatttattttaaatatttaattttgaacagTAATCTAGGTGTTCCAATCTTTGTAACAGCAAGTGAAGATACTATCTCAATAGTTGTGTTTGATGGGAAAGTAATGCCTCCAGGTGGGGCTGCGTGCCATGTAGAAAGGTTAGTGGTGACTGTAAGTTTCTGTTCCTGTAACCTCAGGGTCAGTTTGCTTCTCAGGCTGTCATCAAACAGGGAACGATTTCTAATTCATTTGGGAATATCATCGCCAACTACCTTCCCATCCTGTAGTAGGCAAAGGGATATTGCTGCTTCTTAAATGAAGAACCTTTTAGCCTTACGTTGGATGTTGAGGGCCTCCTATCACGTTAATGGAGGGCAGATGATAACTTGTTTGGACAAGCTTGCGGCCAGATGGCAGGAAAGCCTGGAGAAATAAATGCCGAAAGATCTGACCTTAAATTGTAGCTCTTTTGACCCAGGCTAATTCTGGAGTTGCTGTATTGAGAAACAGCCGTGGCCAAGGTGGGGCTGCCCTGTTGTAGAACGTAGGGTGCGGGGCACCCTCTGCGGCTGGGACACTGGCCAGAAGTCCCCTCTGATGCTGTGTACCTCAGGCAAAGACCCCAGGAGAAATCCTGACTGAAGTGAGTCATAAGAAATGCTCATTTGCACTTGATCTCAGCTTTAAAGGGTTACAAAATGTTGTTTCCTGGAAAAATCTGCCAGTGTGTCTGCGTGTCCTTAGCCTTTCctttgttcccttctcttcttctcaCCCTTTCCTTCGCTCTTATTGCCCTCCTCTTCTTGCCTGAATACATTCTGAAAACAGTACTACAATGCTCCCTGCTTCAAGATTACAGTGTACTTTACTAGGTATGATTTAATTAGGGCCCTTATTATGTTTTCAGCAGCTTAAGGTGGGCCTTTCAACTTATCTACCTAATTGGTTGCACAAGAAGTTTCACAGCCCATGACAAAACATTGTCAGTGATCAAAGTCAAAATTCtgcataaaggaaaaatattaataataagatTATTCTTCAAGTGTGCACTGCTAATTATGTCCAGAATGTAACCGTAGAAACGCTTTTGACTGATGTGAGCTTTGTCTAATAAACATGAATCTTCAGTGAGCTATGAAAAGTGACACCTCCAGCTTTACACTGGTGAAGGCTAATTTtgcttattaaataattttgacaCATTTCCCTATTTTGTGTCTCTTTCCTCGCCCTTTGACTCTCCTCGCTTCTCTACCGCTTGCTCTTCAGGTGACTACCCCTGAGATGGTGATGCCCAGCAGCCTGTTCCTCCCAGCGGCTGTTCCAGATCGGGACGGGAACTCCAGTTTGGAGGAGGCAGGAAAGCAGCCTGGTTAGTGTCATTATTCTTGACCCCTGAGAagagtaaacaaaatgaaacctgGGGCGAAAATTTTCATGGAGCAAGAGTGCCAGGAATTCTTTACGATACTCCTAAAAGCTGAATGTAACTTTTCAAGGGATGAGGGGCACCGTTGTCAGCTACTTGATGCTCTGGTTCTTGGCATGTATTTGTGTACACACTTCATATGGTTTGAAGTGAGAAAAGCAGGTGAGAACCAGTGGGGTTTTGGTGGACATCTGTCCCCTTGACTATACAGTGAGGAAGTGACTAACCAGAGAGTCAGCCAGTAGACCCATGACTTACCACCCTAAGCCATCAAATACTCCCTCTCTGAGGACTTAATTATTAGGGACCTGTGGAGCACATGGGTGACCTCAGGGCACTGGATTAGTTGTCTTTCTAGGTGCTGTCATCTCTGCACAGAGCTCTTCTCTGAGACTTCCAGGAGTGCCTTATGGGAGGCAGCGGAGAGGTGCATTTGGAAAGAACACTGTTGTAGGCATAGATGCTGCTGGTGCCCCACGGTGGGTCCTAGCTGGATGGGGCCTTAGACCTCTGTTTATGAGTCTCTCCTACATCTTTGACACCTTGTCAGCAGCTGAGGTTTAAGCTGGGAAGAGTTACACCACACTACTGCCCCACCGTGTCTCCCTTGTGATTTTTCCATATTAGGCAGCATACAGCTGACCCAAAAAAGGGTCAGAATATTTACGGGTGATGATCTCACTGTAGAGAAAAGTTTTAATGTGTTTTCATAATTGGCCACTTGAATGTTCTTTGCTTATTGAATAGAGAGGACAGTCCAAAGTCACATTATAACAAGAAATTTAAtgcctaaaaatatatatatcccaaAATTTCTTATATTACAGTGGATAGCAATTCTTGCAAATTCCCCACAGCTTAGGACAGCATGAATTCACATATTCTATAATTCAGATCCATGTAAAGGGGGTATCCCTTCAAGCCAGTTCTTGagaaactgaaacaaacaaatattgtttaaaagGCAGATTTGTGCTATGGTATAGGCCTACTAGCAGTTGAGACTTTTTgtatctccttttcttcctctctgttcctgtGCACCTGCTTATATAACACGTGCTCTCAGCGGTGTCGGGCTCTGTGGAGAGTGTGTGTCTGTCTGCAGGTTGGGTATTTATTTCCCTCATCATGAGACTCTGTTCATGAGGCCTTGCTGGGTAGACAGCTCTAAGCCTTCTTTAtcattgggcttttttttttttttcagaaacctCAGATGATCTGGGAAAGAACATCTTGCCCTCTGCCAGCACAGAACACAGTGGAGATGTGAAACCCTCTCCCGCTGACCCAGGCTCTGTGAGAGAAGATTCAGGCTTCCTGTGCTGGAAGAAGGGGTGCAACCAGGTTTTCAAGACTTCCGCCACTCTCCAGACGCACTTCAACGAGGTTCACGCCAAGAGGCCTCAGCTGCCCGTGTCGGATCGCCACGTGTACAAGTATCGCTGCAACCAGTGCAGCCTAGCTTTCAAGACCGTGGAAAAGCTGCAGCTCCACTCTCAGTACCACGTGATCAGAGCTGCCACCATGTGCTGTCTCTGTCAGCGCAGTTTCCGAACTTTCCAGGCTCTGAAAAAACACCTCGAGACGAGCCACCTGGAGTTGAGTGAGGCCGACATCCAACAGCTTTATGGTGGCCTTCTGGCCAATGGAGACCTCCTGGCAATGGGAGACCCCACCCTGGCCGAGGACCATACCATAATCGTTGAGGAAGACAAGGAAGAAGAGAGTGACTTGGAGGATAAACAGAGCCCGACGGGCAGTGACTCTGGGTCGGTACAAGAAGACTCGGGCTCAGAGCCAAAGAGAGCTCTCCCTTTCAGAAAAGGCCCCAACTTCACCATGGAAAAATTTCTAGACCCTTCTCGCCCTTACAAGTGTACCGTCTGCAAGGAATCTTTCACTCAGAAGAACATCCTGCTAGTGCACTACAATTCTGTCTCCCACCTGCATAAGTTGAAGAGAGCCCTTCAAGAATCGGCAGCTGGTCAGCCAGAACCCACCAGCAGCCCTGACAACAAACCTTTCAAGTGTAACACCTGTAACGTGGCCTATAGCCAGAGTTCCACGCTGGAGATCCATATGAGGTCTGTGTTGCATCAAACCAAGGCCCGGGCAGCCAAGCTGGAGGCTGCAAGTGGCAGCAGCAATGGCACCGGGAACAGCAGCAGTGTCTCCCTGAGCTCCTCCACCCCAAGTCCTGTGAGCACCAGTGGCAGTAACACCTTTACCACCACCAATCCGAGCAGTGCTGGCACTGCTCCAAGCTCCAGCTTACTGAGCCAAGTGTCCGCTGAAAGTGCAGGCATGCCACCCCTGGGGAACCCCAGCGGTGCCAACACTGCTTCCCCTTCAGAGCCCAAGGAAGCCAATCGGAAGAAGCTGGCAGATATGATCACAtccaggcagcagcagcagcaagcaCAGAccctggcccaggcccaggcccaagTTCAAGCTCACCTGCAGCAGGAGCTGCAGCAGCAGGCGGCCCTGATCCAGTCCCAGCTGTTTagccccaccctccttcctcaCTTCCCCATGGCCACGGAGACCCtgctgcagctgcagcagcagcagcatctcctcttccccttctACATCCCCAGCGCCGAGTTCCAGCTCAGCCCCGAGGTGAGCCTGCCAGTGACGAGCGGGGCGCTGACGCTGACGGGGGCGGGCCCAGGCTTGCTGGAAGAGCTGAAGGCTCAGGTTCAGGTCCCGCAGCAGGGCCATCAGCAGGTCCTGCAGCAGCAGAGCCAGCTCTCTCTGCCCCAGAGTCACTCTGCACTCCTACAGCCCAGCCAGCACAtcgagaagaaaaacaaattggtcatcaaagaaaaggaaaaagaaagccagagagagagggaCGGTGCCGAGGGGGGAGAGGGCAACTCGGGACCAAAGGAATCACTTCCCGATGCCTTGAAggccaaagagaagaaagaattggCCCCAGGGGGTAGTTGTGAGCCTTCCATGCTCCCTCCACGCATCGCCTCGGATGCCAGAGGGAACGCCACCAAGGCCTTGCTGGAGAACTTCGGCTTTGAGCTGGTCATTCAGTACAACGAGAACAAGCAGAAGGTACAGAAGAAGAACGGGAAGACCGAGCAGGGGGAGAATCCGGAAAAGCTCGAGTGCGACTCCTGTGGCAAGTTGTTCTCGAACATCTTGATTTTAAAGAGTCATCAAGAGCATGTTCACCAGAATTACTTTCCCTTTAAACAGCTGGAGAGATTTGCCAAACAGTACCGAGAGCACTACGACAAGCTGTACCCCTTGAGGCCTCAGACCCCCGAGCCGCCgcctccgcccccacccccgccgccgcccccgcttCCGGCAGCGCCGCCCCCGCCGGCCTCCACCCCAGCCATCCCCGTGTCAGCGCCACCCATCACCTCGCCCACGATTGCACCGGCCCAGCCATCCGTGCCGCTGACCCAGCTCTCCATGCCCATGGAGCTGCCCATCTTCTCACCACTGATGATGCAGACAATGCCGCTGCAGACCCTGCCGGCCCAGCTGCCCCCTCAGCTTGGACCTGTGGAGCCTCTGCCTGCGGACCTGGCCCAGCTCTACCAGCATCAGCTCAATCCAagtctcctccagcaacagaaCAAGAGGCCTCGCACTAGGATCACCGATGACCAGCTCCGAGTCCTGCGGCAGTATTTTGACATTAACAACTCCCCCAGTGAAGAGCAGATCAAAGAGATGGCAGACAAGTCTGGGCTGCCCCAGAAAGTGATCAAGCACTGGTTCAGAAACACTCTCTTCAAAGAGCGGCAGCGTAACAAGGACTCCCCTTACAACTTCAGCAATCCTCCTATCACCAGCCTGGAGGAGCTCAAGATCGACTCTCGGCCCCCTTCACCAGAACCTCAGAAGCAGGAGTACTGGGGGAGCAAGAGGTCTTCAAGAACAAGATTTACTGACTACCAGCTGAGGGTCCTGCAGGACTTCTTTGATGCCAACGCTTACCCCAAGGACGATGAATTTGAGCAACTCTCTAATTTACTGAACCTTCCAACCCGAGTCATAGTGGTCTGGTTTCAAAACGCCCGACAGAAGGCCAGGAAAAATTACGAGAATCAGGGAGAGGGCAAAGATGGAGAGCGGCGGGAACTTACAAATGATAGGTATATTCGAACGAGCAACTTGAACTACCAGTGCAAAAAATGCAGCCTGGTGTTTCAGCGCATCTTTGATCTCATCAAGCACCAGAAGAAGCTGTGTTACAAGGATGAGGACGAGGAGGGGCAGGATGACAGCCAAAACGAGGATTCCATGGACGCCATGGAAATCCTGACGCCCACCAGCTCCTCGTGCAGCACCCCGATGCCCTCCCAGGCTTACAGCACCCCGGCACCAACGGCCAGTACAGCTTCCGCTGCTTTCTTGCAGCTTACATCAGAGGCTGACGAACTGGCCACCTTCAGTTCAAAACCAGAGGCGAGTGATGAGAAACCAAAGCAGGCTGAACCTCCCAGTGCACAGTCAAACCAGACCCAAGAAAAGCAAGGACAACCAAAGGCAGAGCTGCAGCAGCAAGACCAGCCCGAGCAGAAGACAAATGCAGCCCAGCAAAAGCTCCCGCAGCTGACGTCCCCCGCTTCGTTGCCCCAGCCTCCTCCACAAGTGCCCCCCCCTCAGTGCCCCTTGGCCCAGTCGAGCCCCAGTCCCTCCCAGCTCTCCCACCTGCCCCTTAAGCCCCTCCACACGTCAACTCCTCAGCAGCTGGCCAACCTACCTCCGCAGCTAATCCCCTACCAGTGTGAGCAGTGCAAGCTGGCGTTCCCGTCGTTTGAGCACTGGCAGGAGCACCAGCAGCTTCACTTTCTGAGCGCACAGAACCAGTTCATCCACCCCCAGTTTTTGGACAGGTCACTGGATATGCCTTTCATGCTGTTTGACCCGAGTAACCCACTGCTGGCAAGCCAGCTGCTCTCTGGGGCCATACCTCAGATTCCGGCAAGCTCGGCCACTTCCCCTTCAACTCCCACCTCCACGATGAACACTCTCAAGAGGAAGCTGGAGGAAAAGGCCAGTGCCAGCCCTGGAGAAAACGACAGTGGGACGGGAGGAGAAGAACCTCAGAGAGACAAGCGTTTGAGGACAACTATTACACCAGAACAGCTAGAAATTCTCTACCAAAAGTATCTCTTGGACTCCAATCCAACTCGAAAGATGTTGGATCACATTGCGCATGAGGTGGGTCTGAAGAAACGTGTGGTACAAGTCTGGTTTCAGAACACCCGAGCCCGGGAAAGGAAAGGACAGTTCAGGGCTGTGGGCCCAGCGCAGGCCCACAGGAGATGCCCTTTTTGCAGAGCGCTCTTCAAAGCCAAGACTGCCCTGGAGGCTCATATCCGGTCCCGTCATTGGCATGAAGCCAAGAGAGCTGGCTACAACCTAACTCTGTCTGCAATGCTCTTAGACTGCGATGGGGGACTCCAGATGAAAGGAGATATTTTTGATGGAACTAGCTTTTCCCACCTACCCCCAAGCAGTAGTGATGGCCAAGGTGTTCCCCTCTCACCTGTGAGCAAAACCATGGAGTTGTCTCCTAGAACTCTTCTTAGCCCTTCTTCCATCAAGGTGGAAGGGATTGAAGACTTTGAAAGCCCTTCCATGTCTTCAGTTAATCTAAACTTTGACCAAACTAAGCTGGACAACGACGACTGTTCCTCAGTCAACACAGCGATCACAGATACCACTACTGGAGACGAGGGCAATGCGGATAACGACAGTGCGACGGGAATAGCAACTGAAACCAAATCCTCTTCCGCGCCCAGTGAAGGGTTGACCAAAGCGGCCATGATGGCAATGTCCGAGTATGAAGATCGGTT
This window harbors:
- the ZFHX3 gene encoding zinc finger homeobox protein 3 isoform X2 — protein: MTSEKHMHNMMLLQQNMTQIQHSRHLGLGSLPSPAEAELYQYYLAQNMSLPNLKVDSAAPDAQFVMGGFQLDPAGPMAAVTPALVGGEIPLDMRLGGGQLVSEELMNLGESFIQTNDPSLKLFQCAVCNKFTTDTLDLLGLHMNVERSLPEDEWKAVMGDSYQCKLCRYNTQLKANFQLHCKTDKHVQKYQLVAHIKEGGKANEWRLKCVAIGNPVHLKCNACDYYTNSLEKLRLHTVNSRHEASLKLYKHLQQHESGVEGESCYYHCVLCNYSTKAKLNLIQHVRSMKHQRSESLRKLQRLQKGLPEEDEDLGQIFTIRRCPSTDPEAIEDVEGPGEAAADPEELAKDQESGGEKDQSKWTASSSQAEKELTDSPATSKRISFPGSSESPLSSKRPKTSEETKPEQMYQCPYCKYSNADVNRLRVHAMTQHSVQPMLRCPLCQDMLNNKIHLQLHLTHLHSVAPDCVEKLIMTVTTPEMVMPSSLFLPAAVPDRDGNSSLEEAGKQPETSDDLGKNILPSASTEHSGDVKPSPADPGSVREDSGFLCWKKGCNQVFKTSATLQTHFNEVHAKRPQLPVSDRHVYKYRCNQCSLAFKTVEKLQLHSQYHVIRAATMCCLCQRSFRTFQALKKHLETSHLELSEADIQQLYGGLLANGDLLAMGDPTLAEDHTIIVEEDKEEESDLEDKQSPTGSDSGSVQEDSGSEPKRALPFRKGPNFTMEKFLDPSRPYKCTVCKESFTQKNILLVHYNSVSHLHKLKRALQESAAGQPEPTSSPDNKPFKCNTCNVAYSQSSTLEIHMRSVLHQTKARAAKLEAASGSSNGTGNSSSVSLSSSTPSPVSTSGSNTFTTTNPSSAGTAPSSSLLSQVSAESAGMPPLGNPSGANTASPSEPKEANRKKLADMITSRQQQQQAQTLAQAQAQVQAHLQQELQQQAALIQSQLFSPTLLPHFPMATETLLQLQQQQHLLFPFYIPSAEFQLSPEVSLPVTSGALTLTGAGPGLLEELKAQVQVPQQGHQQVLQQQSQLSLPQSHSALLQPSQHIEKKNKLVIKEKEKESQRERDGAEGGEGNSGPKESLPDALKAKEKKELAPGGSCEPSMLPPRIASDARGNATKALLENFGFELVIQYNENKQKVQKKNGKTEQGENPEKLECDSCGKLFSNILILKSHQEHVHQNYFPFKQLERFAKQYREHYDKLYPLRPQTPEPPPPPPPPPPPPLPAAPPPPASTPAIPVSAPPITSPTIAPAQPSVPLTQLSMPMELPIFSPLMMQTMPLQTLPAQLPPQLGPVEPLPADLAQLYQHQLNPSLLQQQNKRPRTRITDDQLRVLRQYFDINNSPSEEQIKEMADKSGLPQKVIKHWFRNTLFKERQRNKDSPYNFSNPPITSLEELKIDSRPPSPEPQKQEYWGSKRSSRTRFTDYQLRVLQDFFDANAYPKDDEFEQLSNLLNLPTRVIVVWFQNARQKARKNYENQGEGKDGERRELTNDRYIRTSNLNYQCKKCSLVFQRIFDLIKHQKKLCYKDEDEEGQDDSQNEDSMDAMEILTPTSSSCSTPMPSQAYSTPAPTASTASAAFLQLTSEADELATFSSKPEASDEKPKQAEPPSAQSNQTQEKQGQPKAELQQQDQPEQKTNAAQQKLPQLTSPASLPQPPPQVPPPQCPLAQSSPSPSQLSHLPLKPLHTSTPQQLANLPPQLIPYQCEQCKLAFPSFEHWQEHQQLHFLSAQNQFIHPQFLDRSLDMPFMLFDPSNPLLASQLLSGAIPQIPASSATSPSTPTSTMNTLKRKLEEKASASPGENDSGTGGEEPQRDKRLRTTITPEQLEILYQKYLLDSNPTRKMLDHIAHEVGLKKRVVQVWFQNTRARERKGQFRAVGPAQAHRRCPFCRALFKAKTALEAHIRSRHWHEAKRAGYNLTLSAMLLDCDGGLQMKGDIFDGTSFSHLPPSSSDGQGVPLSPVSKTMELSPRTLLSPSSIKVEGIEDFESPSMSSVNLNFDQTKLDNDDCSSVNTAITDTTTGDEGNADNDSATGIATETKSSSAPSEGLTKAAMMAMSEYEDRLSSGLVSPAPSFYSKEYDNEGTVDYSETSSLADPCSPSPGASGSAGKSGDSGDRPGQKRFRTQMTNLQLKVLKSCFNDYRTPTMLECEVLGNDIGLPKRVVQVWFQNARAKEKKSKLSMAKHFGINQTSYEGPKTECTLCGIKYSARLSVRDHIFSQQHISKVKDTIGSQLDKEKEYFDPATVRQLMAQQELDRIKKANEVLGLAAQQQGMFDNAPLQALNLPTAYPAIQGIPPVLLPGLNSPSLPGFTPSNTALTSPKPNLMGLPSTTVPSPGLPTSGLPNKPPSASLSSPTPAQAPAATAPLPSPQPQPPPPPAAQPPPAPQLPPQQQQQQRKDRDGEKGKEKEKAHKGKGEPLPVPKKEKGEAPTAAAATISAPLPAMEYAVDPAQLQALQAALTSDPTALLTSQFLPYFVPGFSPYYAPQIPGALQSGYLQPMYGMEGLFPYSPALSQALMGLSPGSLLQQYQQYQQSLQEAIQQQRQLQQQQQKVQQQPKASQTPVPQGAASPDKDPAKESPRPEEQKNAPREVSPLLPKPPEEPEAESKSADSLYDPFIVPKVQYKLVCRKCQAGFSDEEAARSHLKSLCFFGQSVVNLQEMVLHVPTGGGGGGGGGGSYHCLACESALCGEEALSQHLESALHKHRTITRAARNAKEHPSLLPHSACFPDPSTASTSQSAAHSNDSPPPLSAAAPSSSSASPHASRKSWPQVVSRASAAKPPSFPPLSSSSTVTSSSCSTSGVQPSMPTDDYSEESDTDLSQKSDGPASPVEGPKDPSCPKDSGLTSVGTDTFRL